The proteins below come from a single Candidatus Binatia bacterium genomic window:
- a CDS encoding PfkB family carbohydrate kinase, giving the protein MSILIVGSVFFDDIETPHGKAERQLGGAATYFAVGASFFAPVRMVAAIGDDFPAAEIEDLSRRGVDVSGLQRRPGRTGSWSGRYHEDMNRRDTLDLQLNVFADFEPHLPASHRETQYVFLGNIAPRLQRLVLEQLAAPGVVGCDTMNHWISEARPDLEQLLSKVGFLVINDEEARLLSGEQNIVRAARRLLAMGPERVLIKRGEYGVIQFSANSVFAVPAFPLEQVFDPTGAGDTFAGGFMGELARSGDSSEGGVRRAIVYGSVLASFVVEDFGLQRLRSLTIEDIEHRYRQFVSLTDIDGR; this is encoded by the coding sequence GTGAGCATTCTCATAGTAGGATCGGTGTTCTTCGACGATATAGAGACGCCGCATGGAAAGGCAGAGCGCCAGCTTGGCGGCGCCGCAACCTATTTCGCCGTCGGTGCCAGTTTCTTCGCGCCGGTGCGCATGGTGGCGGCAATTGGCGACGATTTCCCCGCGGCGGAGATAGAAGATCTCTCCCGACGCGGGGTGGACGTCTCCGGTTTGCAGCGCCGTCCGGGGCGGACCGGCTCGTGGTCGGGCCGCTATCACGAAGATATGAACCGGCGCGACACACTCGACTTGCAGCTCAACGTGTTTGCCGATTTCGAGCCGCACCTGCCCGCGTCGCATCGAGAAACGCAGTACGTGTTCCTCGGGAATATAGCCCCGAGGCTGCAGCGGCTTGTGCTCGAGCAACTCGCCGCGCCCGGGGTGGTCGGCTGCGACACGATGAACCACTGGATCTCCGAGGCACGCCCCGACCTCGAGCAGCTTCTGAGCAAGGTAGGGTTTCTGGTCATCAATGACGAGGAGGCGCGGCTGCTCAGTGGGGAGCAGAACATCGTCCGGGCGGCGCGGCGTCTGCTGGCAATGGGCCCGGAGCGGGTGCTGATCAAGCGGGGCGAGTACGGGGTGATTCAGTTCTCGGCCAATTCGGTGTTCGCCGTGCCGGCGTTTCCCCTCGAGCAGGTGTTCGATCCCACCGGAGCCGGGGATACCTTTGCCGGCGGGTTCATGGGTGAGCTGGCACGCTCGGGCGACAGCTCCGAAGGTGGCGTGCGGCGGGCCATCGTGTATGGGAGCGTCCTGGCATCCTTCGTCGTGGAGGACTTCGGGCTGCAGCGGCTGCGAAGCCTGACGATCGAAGACATCGAGCACCGGTATCGGCAGTTCGTGAGCCTCACGGACATCGATGGGCGTTAG
- a CDS encoding sulfotransferase → MSAPASTTPTTRLVLILSSERSGSTLLRVMLGRHRAVVSPSEIFLMRYPDYDTWRRLKPPAIESLVEFFAIAGRTLSASEIDAACRGRSAVDVYRWLLSALPSGGVLIDKTPAYANSLETLQRSLALTPYYVWLIRHPLAIIESHVRIKQPRGLKGRLRAGLRTLTGAGKSGMGTLARLRETKWLLQQTNIHTFLAGVPDSQKLTVHFEDLVADPEAVLRPLCAGIGLEFEPTMLDAKDHRRRKMHPDLGDPNFHHHDRVEREKATAWQEKFSESELGFETRRLMRLIGVRGTAAGDT, encoded by the coding sequence GTGTCCGCTCCCGCTTCGACGACTCCCACTACTCGTCTCGTGCTGATCCTGAGTTCGGAACGCTCCGGCTCGACGCTCCTGCGCGTCATGCTCGGACGCCACCGCGCGGTGGTATCGCCTTCCGAGATCTTCCTGATGCGGTACCCGGACTACGACACTTGGCGGCGCCTGAAGCCCCCCGCCATCGAGAGTCTGGTCGAGTTTTTCGCGATTGCCGGACGGACGCTTTCCGCGTCGGAGATCGACGCGGCGTGTCGTGGTCGGTCGGCGGTGGACGTATACCGCTGGCTGCTGAGCGCCCTGCCGTCAGGCGGTGTGCTGATCGACAAGACCCCCGCGTACGCCAACAGTCTGGAGACGCTACAGCGATCGCTGGCGCTGACGCCGTATTACGTGTGGCTGATCCGCCACCCGTTGGCGATCATCGAGTCGCACGTGCGGATCAAGCAACCGCGCGGTTTGAAAGGGCGCCTGCGCGCCGGCCTGCGTACCCTCACCGGCGCCGGCAAGTCAGGTATGGGAACGCTGGCACGGTTGCGGGAGACGAAGTGGCTCCTGCAGCAGACCAACATCCACACGTTTCTCGCCGGCGTCCCGGACAGTCAGAAGCTCACCGTACACTTCGAGGATCTGGTCGCCGACCCCGAGGCCGTCCTCCGACCGCTGTGCGCCGGCATCGGCCTCGAATTCGAGCCCACCATGCTGGATGCGAAGGACCACCGCCGGCGCAAAATGCACCCCGACCTGGGCGACCCGAACTTCCACCATCACGATCGGGTCGAGCGAGAGAAAGCCACGGCCTGGCAGGAGAAGTTCTCGGAATCGGAACTCGGCTTCGAGACCCGCCGTTTGATGCGTCTCATTGGCGTGCGCGGCACCGCCGCCGGCGACACGTAA
- the sucD gene encoding succinate--CoA ligase subunit alpha, whose product MSILVDKDTRVVTQGITGSTGQFHTRACRDYGTQMVAGVTPGKGGTDFEGIPIFDTVEQAVKRTGANASVIYVPPAFAADAIMEAADAGIALVVCITEGIPVLDMVRVKRYLQGRASRLVGPNCPGVITPGESKIGIMPGYIHKPGTIGVVSRSGTLTYEAVHQLTQLGLGQSSCVGIGGDPVGGMGFVDVLALFQADPATEGVILIGEIGGSAEEAAAEFVRTEMTKPVVAFVAGQSAPAGKRMGHAGAIIAGGRGTAADKIKAFTAAGIRVAKSPADLGSTMASALAEAKR is encoded by the coding sequence TTGAGCATTCTCGTCGATAAGGACACACGCGTCGTCACCCAGGGGATCACCGGATCTACCGGACAGTTCCACACGCGTGCGTGCCGCGACTACGGTACGCAGATGGTTGCGGGTGTGACTCCGGGCAAGGGTGGAACTGACTTCGAGGGCATTCCGATCTTCGATACGGTCGAGCAGGCCGTGAAGCGAACGGGGGCCAATGCTTCGGTGATCTACGTGCCGCCGGCTTTCGCCGCCGACGCGATCATGGAAGCCGCCGACGCCGGCATTGCGCTCGTTGTCTGCATCACCGAAGGTATTCCGGTCCTCGATATGGTTCGAGTCAAGCGCTACCTGCAGGGGCGAGCGAGCCGACTGGTCGGTCCGAACTGTCCGGGCGTAATCACGCCGGGCGAGTCCAAGATCGGCATCATGCCCGGTTACATTCACAAGCCCGGGACGATCGGTGTTGTATCCCGGAGTGGGACGCTGACTTACGAAGCGGTGCACCAGCTAACCCAGCTTGGCCTCGGTCAATCGAGTTGCGTCGGTATCGGTGGCGATCCGGTCGGAGGCATGGGCTTTGTGGATGTGCTGGCGCTGTTCCAGGCCGATCCGGCCACCGAGGGTGTCATTCTCATCGGCGAGATCGGGGGTTCCGCCGAGGAGGCGGCGGCGGAGTTCGTGCGCACCGAGATGACGAAGCCGGTGGTGGCCTTCGTCGCCGGTCAGAGCGCGCCGGCCGGCAAACGAATGGGACACGCCGGGGCAATAATCGCCGGCGGTCGCGGCACTGCCGCAGACAAGATCAAGGCGTTTACGGCGGCCGGGATCAGGGTGGCGAAAAGCCCGGCTGATCTGGGCAGTACGATGGCAAGCGCACTGGCGGAGGCAAAGCGATGA
- the mtnP gene encoding S-methyl-5'-thioadenosine phosphorylase, which produces MPGLHVVDRVSVSTPFGAPSDDLVCGTLNGQRLVFLPRHGVGHRKLPTEVNYRANIFAMKQLGVEWLIGVASVGSLREEIAPGHFVVPDQMIDRTVHRPATFFGNGIVVHVGLSQPVCPVLTAALAEASGRVGMTVHDRGTYICMEGPQFSTRAESLLYRQWGADIIGMTAMQEARLAREAEMCFAVLALATDYDCWREETAAVAIGDVLRILKENVANAQRTIGEVAPRLTASRTCGCVSALAHAIITERSRIPAEIVRDLAPLIGKYVA; this is translated from the coding sequence ATGCCGGGTCTGCATGTCGTCGACCGAGTATCGGTGTCGACGCCGTTCGGCGCGCCGTCCGACGATCTCGTGTGCGGGACGCTCAACGGCCAGCGGCTCGTGTTCCTGCCCCGGCACGGAGTCGGGCATCGCAAGTTGCCGACGGAGGTGAATTACCGCGCCAATATCTTCGCGATGAAGCAGCTCGGGGTCGAATGGCTCATCGGCGTCGCCTCGGTCGGGAGTCTGCGCGAAGAGATCGCACCGGGGCATTTCGTCGTGCCCGACCAGATGATCGACCGCACCGTGCACCGGCCCGCGACGTTCTTCGGTAACGGTATTGTGGTCCACGTCGGACTGTCGCAGCCGGTCTGCCCGGTGCTGACCGCCGCGCTGGCCGAGGCATCCGGACGGGTGGGCATGACCGTGCACGATCGCGGGACGTACATCTGCATGGAGGGGCCGCAGTTCTCGACTCGCGCGGAGTCTTTGCTTTACCGGCAGTGGGGTGCAGACATCATCGGCATGACGGCCATGCAGGAAGCGCGACTGGCCCGCGAGGCGGAGATGTGTTTTGCTGTTCTCGCGCTGGCGACCGACTACGACTGCTGGCGCGAGGAGACTGCGGCGGTGGCCATTGGCGACGTGCTGCGGATCCTGAAGGAGAACGTCGCCAACGCGCAGCGCACGATTGGCGAAGTGGCGCCGCGCCTCACCGCCTCGCGAACCTGCGGCTGCGTCTCGGCGTTGGCGCACGCGATCATCACCGAACGGAGCCGCATTCCTGCCGAAATTGTGCGCGATCTCGCGCCGTTGATCGGTAAGTACGTGGCCTGA
- the ndk gene encoding nucleoside-diphosphate kinase: MIERTLCMVKPDAVRKGAIGEILRRIEAAGLRIAAAKMLHISQNTAGRFYVVHKDKGFFGSLTQFMSSGPVLTAVLEGDNAIAKWRELMGATDPAKAAAGTIRRDFASNVEQNAVHGSDAPDTARWEIAFFFAQADIFDA; the protein is encoded by the coding sequence ATGATCGAGCGGACACTGTGCATGGTGAAACCCGACGCCGTGAGGAAAGGCGCCATCGGAGAGATCCTGCGGCGCATCGAAGCCGCAGGGCTACGTATCGCGGCGGCCAAAATGCTGCACATTAGCCAGAATACCGCCGGCCGCTTCTACGTTGTGCACAAAGATAAGGGTTTCTTCGGCAGCCTGACGCAGTTCATGTCGTCCGGTCCGGTGCTGACGGCGGTTCTGGAGGGCGACAACGCGATTGCGAAGTGGCGCGAGTTGATGGGAGCTACCGACCCGGCCAAGGCCGCTGCGGGCACCATCCGTCGTGACTTTGCTTCGAACGTCGAGCAGAATGCTGTGCATGGGTCCGACGCTCCCGACACCGCACGCTGGGAGATCGCCTTCTTCTTCGCTCAGGCCGACATTTTCGACGCCTGA
- a CDS encoding GDP-mannose 4,6-dehydratase: MKILVTGGAGFIGSHLVDAFVNEGHEVTIIDDLSSGRKENVNSRARFHQVDVQGPEVAEILARERPEVLCHHAAQMDVRRSVADPIFDARVNLVGLLNLMEQGRRHGLRRVLFASTGGAIYGEQDVFPAPETHPTAPLSPYGVAKLASERYLYFYAQSYGISYAALRYANVYGPRQNPHGEAGVVAIFTEKLLHGEAPVINGDGKQTRDYVFVGDLVRANVAALTAGFAGAVNLGTGRETDVNELYGLICRECGVDAPARHGPGKPGEQRRSVIDNRLAAEVLGWRPEVDLAEGLRETVAFFRARLRPLA; this comes from the coding sequence ATGAAGATCCTGGTGACCGGTGGGGCGGGCTTCATCGGCTCGCACCTGGTGGATGCCTTTGTCAACGAGGGCCACGAGGTGACAATCATCGACGATCTCTCCTCTGGACGGAAGGAGAACGTGAATTCACGCGCCCGCTTTCACCAGGTTGACGTGCAGGGGCCGGAGGTCGCGGAAATCCTGGCCAGAGAACGTCCGGAGGTCCTCTGTCACCATGCGGCGCAGATGGACGTGCGCCGGTCGGTTGCGGATCCGATTTTCGATGCCCGGGTCAACCTGGTCGGTTTGCTGAACCTCATGGAGCAGGGCCGCCGGCACGGGTTGCGGCGCGTCCTGTTCGCCTCCACGGGGGGCGCGATCTACGGCGAACAGGACGTCTTCCCGGCGCCCGAGACGCACCCCACCGCGCCGCTCAGTCCTTACGGCGTGGCGAAGCTGGCGAGCGAGCGGTACCTGTACTTCTACGCCCAGTCGTACGGCATTTCCTACGCGGCGCTGCGCTATGCCAACGTCTACGGTCCGCGCCAGAATCCACACGGCGAGGCCGGTGTCGTGGCGATCTTCACGGAGAAGCTGCTGCACGGCGAAGCGCCGGTGATCAACGGCGACGGCAAGCAGACGCGCGACTACGTGTTCGTCGGCGATCTGGTGCGTGCCAACGTCGCTGCCCTGACGGCTGGATTCGCCGGTGCGGTCAACCTCGGTACGGGCCGGGAGACGGACGTCAACGAGCTTTATGGCTTGATTTGCCGCGAGTGCGGGGTCGACGCGCCCGCGCGGCACGGTCCGGGCAAGCCCGGGGAGCAACGCCGCAGCGTCATCGACAACCGTCTCGCCGCGGAAGTCCTCGGTTGGCGCCCGGAAGTGGACCTGGCCGAGGGATTGCGGGAGACGGTAGCCTTCTTCCGGGCGCGCTTGCGCCCGCTGGCATAG
- the rlmN gene encoding 23S rRNA (adenine(2503)-C(2))-methyltransferase RlmN yields the protein MGPTLPTPHAGRSPSSSLRPTFSTPEAAAPLLPATLSAWLTDRGEPAFRATQVLAAVYRRAVQDFAAIREIPAPLRAALAAQFLPPRLAPAVVAHAADDTRKLLFKLGADASVEAVLIPDPPRLTLCISSQAGCAMGCRFCATARLGLRRNLGPTGIVGQVLGARELLRPGERISNLVFMGMGEPLANYDAVVEAIRILMADWGLGLSGRRITVSTVGLVPALQRLVRETPVQVAISLSATTDEQREHLMPVNRRYPLRVLFDACRTLPIAQRRRITFEYVMLDGVNDSMDDVRRLVSLLHGIRAKVNLIPFNPFSGAGFAGSPRPTIARFQAALLSRGVHATVRESRGRDIQAACGQLALASAG from the coding sequence ATGGGTCCGACGCTCCCGACACCGCACGCTGGGAGATCGCCTTCTTCTTCGCTCAGGCCGACATTTTCGACGCCTGAGGCGGCGGCGCCACTGCTACCGGCGACTCTGAGCGCCTGGCTTACCGACCGGGGCGAGCCGGCGTTTCGTGCCACCCAGGTCCTCGCCGCGGTCTACCGTCGCGCAGTCCAAGACTTCGCTGCGATCCGCGAAATCCCCGCTCCTCTGCGCGCAGCCCTGGCGGCCCAGTTCCTCCCCCCTCGTTTGGCACCGGCAGTCGTGGCCCACGCGGCCGACGACACGCGCAAACTGCTCTTCAAGCTTGGCGCCGACGCGTCCGTCGAAGCTGTACTCATCCCGGACCCGCCTCGGCTCACGTTATGCATTTCCTCGCAGGCAGGCTGCGCCATGGGTTGCAGGTTCTGCGCGACGGCCCGGCTCGGCCTGCGCCGTAATCTCGGCCCTACCGGGATCGTCGGCCAGGTGCTCGGGGCCCGGGAACTGTTGCGGCCGGGTGAGCGCATCTCCAACCTCGTGTTCATGGGCATGGGGGAGCCGCTCGCCAACTACGACGCGGTCGTCGAGGCGATCCGCATTCTCATGGCCGATTGGGGACTCGGCCTGTCGGGCCGCCGCATCACCGTGTCGACCGTCGGTCTGGTGCCGGCCCTGCAGCGCCTGGTGCGGGAGACCCCGGTCCAGGTAGCGATATCGTTGAGTGCCACCACCGACGAGCAGCGGGAACATCTCATGCCGGTGAACCGACGCTATCCGCTGCGCGTGCTGTTCGACGCCTGCCGGACACTGCCCATCGCCCAGCGGCGTCGCATCACCTTCGAGTACGTCATGCTCGACGGCGTCAACGACAGTATGGACGATGTGCGGCGTCTGGTGAGTCTGTTGCACGGGATCCGGGCCAAAGTGAACTTGATCCCGTTTAACCCATTTTCGGGCGCCGGGTTTGCGGGCTCGCCGCGCCCGACGATCGCACGCTTTCAGGCGGCGCTTCTGAGTCGTGGCGTACACGCCACCGTGCGGGAGAGCCGCGGTCGGGACATACAGGCGGCTTGTGGGCAACTGGCGCTCGCGAGTGCGGGTTGA
- the lepA gene encoding translation elongation factor 4 → MDTSRIRNFSIIAHIDHGKSTLADRLLEHTGTVSGRQKTAQILDSMDLERERGITIKASAVRLRYRASDGEEYVLNLIDTPGHVDFTYEVSRSLAACEGALLVVDAVQGVEAQTVANAYLALDNDLEILPVLNKIDLPGADPERVKSEIEDIIGLDTSAAVLASAKEGTGTEDVLEGIVHRFPPPKGDARMPLRALIFDSWFDPYQGVVVVVRVFDGVVRKGSRIVLMSSGKSYEVLRVGVFGPRLQEIDALGPGEVGCLMAGIKEVHETKIGDTVTDTAMPAAAPLSGFKAVKPMVFSGLYPADTNQYGPLRDAVEKLRLNDSSFTYEPENSIALGFGFRCGFLGLLHMEIIRERLEREFGLNLITTAPTVAYRVTTLDGQTLMVDSPAKLPEPQHVASIEEPFILATVHLPETYLGGVLKLCEEKRGRQRELKYLGRGRIMVTYELPLNEVVLDFYDRLKSVSKGYASLDYDFLDLRTSDLVKLDIRINGEPVDALSLIVHRDRAYHRGRELAEKMKELIPRQMFEVAIQASIGNKVIARETVKAMRKNVTAKCYGGDITRKRKLLEKQKEGKRRMKQVGRVEIPQEAFLAVLKVEA, encoded by the coding sequence ATGGATACCTCGCGCATCCGTAACTTCTCGATCATCGCCCATATCGACCACGGCAAGTCGACTCTGGCAGACCGACTGCTCGAGCACACCGGGACGGTGAGCGGCCGGCAGAAGACCGCACAGATTCTCGACAGTATGGATCTCGAGCGCGAGCGCGGCATCACCATCAAGGCGAGTGCCGTGCGGCTGCGTTATCGGGCGAGCGACGGCGAGGAGTACGTGCTGAACCTCATCGATACGCCCGGGCACGTCGACTTCACATACGAGGTTTCGCGCAGTCTGGCAGCGTGCGAGGGGGCACTGCTGGTCGTCGATGCCGTGCAGGGTGTGGAGGCCCAAACCGTGGCCAACGCGTACCTCGCTCTCGACAACGACCTCGAGATTCTGCCGGTGCTCAACAAGATCGACCTCCCCGGGGCCGACCCGGAGCGCGTCAAGAGCGAGATTGAGGACATCATCGGTCTCGACACGAGCGCTGCGGTGCTTGCCAGTGCCAAGGAAGGCACCGGGACGGAAGATGTTCTCGAGGGTATTGTGCACCGGTTTCCACCCCCAAAGGGCGACGCCCGGATGCCGCTGCGGGCACTCATTTTCGATAGCTGGTTCGATCCCTACCAGGGAGTCGTCGTAGTCGTGCGCGTATTCGACGGCGTCGTGCGCAAGGGAAGCCGGATAGTGCTGATGTCGAGCGGCAAGTCGTACGAGGTGCTGCGCGTCGGCGTATTCGGTCCGCGCTTGCAGGAAATCGACGCCCTCGGACCGGGCGAGGTCGGCTGCCTGATGGCCGGCATCAAGGAAGTGCACGAGACCAAGATCGGCGACACGGTCACCGATACCGCGATGCCGGCCGCGGCGCCACTGTCGGGCTTCAAGGCGGTTAAGCCGATGGTGTTCAGCGGCCTGTACCCGGCGGACACGAATCAATACGGCCCGCTGCGCGATGCCGTCGAGAAGCTGCGGCTGAACGATTCGTCGTTTACCTACGAGCCGGAGAACTCGATCGCTCTGGGGTTCGGTTTCCGCTGCGGGTTCCTCGGGCTGCTGCACATGGAGATCATTCGCGAGCGGCTCGAACGCGAGTTCGGCCTGAACCTGATTACGACGGCGCCTACCGTGGCGTATCGCGTGACGACGCTGGATGGTCAGACGCTGATGGTCGACAGTCCGGCCAAGCTGCCGGAACCGCAACACGTGGCGTCGATCGAGGAGCCTTTCATTCTGGCCACCGTACACCTGCCCGAGACTTACCTCGGCGGGGTGCTCAAGCTCTGCGAAGAGAAGCGCGGCCGTCAACGCGAGTTGAAATACCTGGGGCGCGGGCGAATCATGGTGACATACGAATTGCCGCTCAACGAGGTCGTCCTCGACTTCTACGACCGGCTGAAGTCTGTCAGTAAGGGCTATGCGTCGCTCGATTACGACTTCCTCGACCTGCGCACGTCGGATCTGGTCAAACTCGACATACGTATCAACGGCGAGCCGGTGGATGCGCTTTCGCTCATCGTGCATCGGGATCGCGCCTATCATCGCGGTCGCGAACTGGCCGAGAAGATGAAGGAGTTGATCCCGCGCCAGATGTTCGAGGTCGCCATTCAGGCCTCGATCGGGAACAAGGTGATCGCGCGGGAAACCGTGAAGGCGATGCGCAAGAACGTTACGGCGAAGTGTTACGGTGGCGACATCACGCGCAAGCGAAAGCTGCTGGAGAAGCAGAAAGAGGGCAAGCGCCGGATGAAGCAGGTCGGCCGCGTCGAGATTCCACAGGAGGCCTTCCTGGCGGTGCTCAAGGTGGAGGCGTAG
- a CDS encoding SDR family oxidoreductase has translation MARILITGGAGFIGSHLADRLLSDGHTVVALDNLFTGHPRNISHLAGHERFSFIKHDVTEYIYVDGRLDAILHLASLPSPVDYLREPIKTLKVGALGTHKALGLARAHKARFLLASTSEVYGDPQVHPQPESYWGNVNPIGPRGVYDESKRFAEAMTMAYHRYHGIDTRICRIFNTYGPRMRADDGRVVTNFIAQALRGEALTVYDDGARTRSFCYVSDLVEGLVRLLWSDEVEPVNLGNPREMTVLEFARTVQRLTGTAAAVTFVTPRDERTKDDPNTRQPDIARARAVLGWEPTVSLETGLERTIEYFRRLFAAEAE, from the coding sequence ATGGCACGGATCCTAATAACCGGTGGGGCGGGCTTCATCGGTTCGCACCTCGCCGATCGCCTGCTGTCGGACGGTCACACGGTCGTTGCCCTCGACAATCTCTTCACGGGGCATCCGCGCAACATCAGCCATCTCGCCGGCCACGAGCGTTTCAGCTTTATCAAACACGACGTTACCGAATACATCTACGTCGACGGCCGGCTCGATGCGATTCTCCACCTCGCATCGTTGCCGAGCCCCGTGGACTATCTGCGGGAGCCGATCAAGACGCTGAAAGTCGGGGCGCTCGGGACGCACAAGGCGCTGGGGCTGGCGCGAGCGCACAAGGCCAGGTTCCTGCTGGCGTCCACCTCGGAGGTTTACGGCGACCCGCAGGTGCACCCGCAGCCCGAGTCCTACTGGGGCAACGTCAACCCGATCGGCCCACGGGGCGTGTACGACGAATCGAAGCGCTTTGCGGAAGCGATGACGATGGCGTACCACCGTTATCACGGGATCGACACGAGGATCTGTCGGATCTTCAATACCTACGGCCCGCGCATGCGTGCCGACGACGGCCGCGTGGTCACCAACTTCATTGCCCAGGCGCTGCGCGGCGAGGCGTTGACCGTATATGACGACGGGGCGCGCACGCGCAGCTTCTGTTACGTGAGCGACCTGGTCGAGGGTCTGGTGCGCCTGCTCTGGTCGGACGAGGTGGAGCCCGTCAATCTCGGGAACCCTCGCGAGATGACCGTACTCGAGTTCGCCCGCACGGTGCAGCGACTGACCGGAACCGCCGCCGCGGTGACGTTCGTGACGCCCCGCGACGAGCGCACCAAGGACGATCCCAACACGCGGCAACCGGACATTGCGCGCGCCCGGGCCGTATTGGGTTGGGAGCCTACGGTCTCTCTCGAAACCGGACTGGAACGGACGATCGAGTATTTCCGGCGGTTGTTCGCTGCGGAGGCCGAATGA